The following coding sequences lie in one Panicum virgatum strain AP13 chromosome 6N, P.virgatum_v5, whole genome shotgun sequence genomic window:
- the LOC120678388 gene encoding mitochondrial pyruvate carrier 1-like isoform X1, with amino-acid sequence MATALKSFLNSPVGPKTSHFWGPVANWGFVIAGLVDMNKPPEMISGNMTAVMCVYSGLFMRFAWMVQPRNYLLLACHASNESVQLYQLSRWARAQGFLEKKEPEAQQ; translated from the exons ATGGCGACGGCGCTCAAGTCGTTCCTGAACAGCCCCGTCGGCCCCAAGACCAGCCACTTCTGGGGCCCCGTCGCCAACTGGGGCTTCGTCATCGCG GGTTTGGTTGACATGAACAAGCCTCCTGAAATGATATCGGGCAATATGACAGCAG TAATGTGTGTGTATTCTGGACTCTTTATGAGGTTTGCATGGATGGTACAACCGCGAAATTACTTGCTTCTGGCATGCCATGCTTCTAATGAAAGCGTTCAGCTGTATCAGTTATCTCGTTGGGCTAGAGCTCAGGG GTTCCTGGAGAAGAAAGAGCCGGAGGCCCAGCAGTAA
- the LOC120680243 gene encoding uncharacterized protein LOC120680243 isoform X1, translated as MAGSEEVNMWDFLSVGDTHHAAGGDFVSSTNANSTYGAGQAPTPRPITEPPPPAPILGGFPPPTPGGYGHLPPPPVYAGLHSAPHPDTGFDLNASSSAVGGSPASMGYGRHQYPWAPQAGWAGSSQQYPPPVLPGRGAHDEGALCGQKGRGRGRCGRVHCSGAAPPSPSRGSSRGRSQTRNTLTIGSSSNSGTGDDGDNDDDGDDSDSMSDNYSSRGIPRSDANWNESNTLLFCDLWIEQCMIGNCPHGKMKTKGYCKIIREYRHKTGLNHDLKQMQNESRKLKRFHYLILALANQSGVLELPGGGYSVLDHVWNRLHKRWPDEVNRLKRGFPTWTAKLYDMFKECTIDWSKMKVTGGYGTSDSDGSSPTTTSGSRKRASSGGTSSTAESPSKKNKRPKAPSAKKEKLKVRSLLQSMFLEMKKPAEAAKQVLDQAHELKKAKEKEKADALKYCLDLAVQSGISRTSDEFFFLSKLFKSEHWRGVFCYLQTPDERLAWIYKAFADPTMHAE; from the exons ATGGCCGGATCTGAAGAGGTCAATATGTGGGATTTCTTGTCCGTGGGGGACACCCACCATGCCGCCGGCGGGGACTTCGTTTCCTCGACCAACGCCAACTCCACGTACGGGGCAGGGCAAGCGCCGACGCCTCGTCCCATcaccgaaccgccgccgccggcacctatCCTCGGCGGGTTCCCTCCGCCGACGCCAGGCGGATACGGccaccttccgccgccgccggtctacGCGGGACTCCATTCGGCGCCACATCCAGACACCGGCTTCGACCTCAACGCTTCGAGCTCCGCGGTTGGGGGTAGTCCTGCTTCCATGGGGTACGGTCGACATCAGTACCCGTGGGCGCCACAGGCTGGCTGGGCAGGTTCGTCGCAGCAGTACCCCCCTCCTGTTCTGCCAGGTCGCGGTGCACACGACGAGGGGGCCCTGTGTGGACAAAAAGGCCGTGGCCGTGGACGCTGCGGCCGTGTTCATTGCAGTGGCGCTGCACCGCCGTCGCCAAGTCGAGGTTCCAGCCGTGGGCGCTCCCAAACTCGCAACACGCTTACCATTGGGAGCTCCTCCAACTCCGGCACTGGCGATGACGGGGACAACGACGACGATGGTGATGACAGTGACTCCATGTCAGACAATTATTCCTCG AGAGGAATCCCTAGGTCGGACGCAAATTGGAACGAATCAAATACGCTCCTTTTCTGCGACCTTTGGATAGAACAATGTATGATAGGCAACTGTCCACATGGTAAAATGAAGACTAAAGGGTACTGCAAAATAATTAGGGAGTACAGGCACAAGACTGGCTTGAACCATGATTTGAAGCAGATGCAAAATGAGTCAAGGAAACTCAAAAGATTTCACTACTTAATTCTTGCATTGGCTAACCAATCGGGGGTTTTAGAACTTCCTGGTGGTGGGTACTCTGTCCTCGACCATGTGTGGAATAGACTGCATAAG AGATGGCCAGACGAGGTCAACAGACTCAAGAGGGGTTTTCCCACATGGACTGCGAAACTATATGACATGTTCAAGGAATGTACAATTGACTGGAGCAAAATGAAAGTGACTGGTGGCTATGGAACCTCAGATAGTGATGGCAGCAGTCCCACAACCACTTCTGGCAGCCGAAAGAGGGCAAGCAGTGGTGGAACTTCCTCAACCGCTGAAAGTCCATCGAAGAAGAACAAACGCCCCAAGGCACCATCCGCAAAGAAGGAAAAATTGAAAGTTAGATCCCTCTTGCAGTCCATGTTTCTTGAAATGAAGAAGCCGGCTGAAGCGGCAAAGCAGGTTCTGGACCAAGCTCATGAGCTGAAGAAGGCCAAGGAAAAGGAGAAAGCTGATGCACTCAAATATTGCTTGGATTTGGCAGTTCAAAGTGGCATCTCAAGAACCAGCGACGAATTCTTTTTCTTGAGCAAGCTGTTTAAATCCGAACATTGGCGAGGAGTGTTTTGCTACTTGCAAACGCCGGATGAGCGTCTTGCGTGGATCTACAAAGCATTTGCTGATCCTACGATGCATGCGGAGTAG
- the LOC120678663 gene encoding EVI5-like protein, with protein sequence MDKKKAIDDTEPGPAPSRAVDRFGFIKPEQSGSPDGLPKGRSIHEREREERRIRKWRKMIGVGGSDWKHYVRRNPHVVKRRIRKGIPDCLRGLVWQLISGSRDLLLMNPGVYETLVIYETSASELEIIRDISRTFPSHIFFQQRHGLGQRSLYNILKAYSVYDRDVGYVQGMGFLAGLLLLYMSEEDAFWLLVALLKGAVHAPMEGLYQAGLPLVQQYLSQFEKLVMEHMPKLGQHFVEEMINPSMYASQWFITVFSYSFPFHLTLRVWDVFLYEGIKVVFQVGLALLRFCHDDLVKLPFEKLLHALRNFPEEATDPDVLLPMAFTFKVSSRLEELQKEYQKGPEGSSETSSIKRHQALISKTMSRVSSRVISNLTADKK encoded by the exons ATGGATAAGAAGAAAGCAATTGATGATACTGAACCAGGACCGGCTCCTTCTCGAGCTGTGGACAGATTTGGTTTTATAAAGCCAGAGCAAAGTGGCTCGCCTGATGGACTTCCAAAAGGCAGATCCATACATGAACGTGAGAG GGAGGAAAGAAGGATAAGAAAATGGAGGAAGATGATAGGTGTTGGTGGTAGTGACTGGAAGCACTATGTTAGAAGGAACCCTCATGTGGTCAAAAGGCGAATAAGGAAAGGAATTCCTGATTGTCTTAGAGGGCTTGTTTGGCAGTTGATTTCAGGGAGCCGAGACCTCCTGCTAATGAACCCTGGGGTTTATGAG ACGCTGGTGATATATGAGACATCGGCCTCGGAATTAGAAATTATTCGTGACATATCACGTACATTTCCGTCTCATATTTTCTTCCAACAAAGACATGGTCTGGGTCAAAGATCCTTGTATAACATTTTGAAAGCATACTCTGTCTATGATAGGGATGTTGGATACGTGCAG GGAATGGGATTTTTAGCTGGGCTGCTGCTTCTTTATATGAGTGAGGAGGATGCATTCTGGTTATTAGTTGCCTTGCTGAAGGGAGCTGTCCATGCGCCAATGGAAGGCTTGTATCAG GCTGGTTTGCCACTTGTGCAGCAATATCTGTCTCAGTTTGAGAAATTAGTTATGGAGCACATGCCAAAATTGGGACAACACTTTGTTGAAGAAATGATAAACCCAAGCATGTATGCAAGCCAATGGTTTATCACAGTTTTCTCATATTCCTTCCCATTTCATCTTACTCTTAGAGTTTGGGATGTCTTTCTTTATGAG GGTATTAAGGTTGTTTTCCAAGTTGGATTGGCTCTTTTGCGATTCTGTCATGATGATTTG GTCAAATTACCTTTCGAGAAGCTCCTACATGCCTTGAGAAATTTCCCTGAGGAGGCAACTGACCCAGATGTATTATTGCCAATGGCCTTCACATTTAAG GTGTCGAGTCGTCTTGAAGAGCTTCAGAAGGAATATCAGAAGGGACCGGAGGGCAGCAGTGAAACTTCAAGTATCAAGCGGCACCAAGCTCTCATATCGAAGACGATGAGCAGGGTCAGTAGCCGTGTCATATCTAACTTAACCGCTGACAAAAAATGA
- the LOC120679314 gene encoding MKI67 FHA domain-interacting nucleolar phosphoprotein-like translates to MGMRDKKRNQKRVLARRTAAPRSGEGKDFLPLEDGSGKRTRRKLQQPEEPENTATVVYIGHIPHGFYEDQMKGFFKQFGDIKRLRIARNRKTGKSKHYGFIEFESPIVAKVVADEMNNYLLFEHTLRVSLVPPEKVHPKLWKGVRRGFIPIDRVTIERKRHNKDKSVEEHKKMVEGIVKRDEKRHKRIQAAGIDYECPALIGISQPSAKKIKFDEN, encoded by the exons ATGGGGATGCGGGATAAGAAGCGGAACCAGAAGCGGGTCCTCGCGCGGCGCACCGCGGCCCCCCGCTCCGGCGAGGGCAAGGACTTCCTG CCGTTGGAAGACGGGTCCGGGAAGAGGACCCGGAGGAAGCTGCAGCAGCCCGAGGAGCCGGAGAACACCGCCACGGTTGTCTACATCGGGCACATCCCCCACGGCTTCTACGAGGACCAGATGAAAG GGTTCTTTAAGCAGTTTGGGGATATTAAGCGGCTTAGGATTGCTCGGAACCGCAAG ACAGGAAAGTCCAAGCATTACGGATTCATTGAGTTTGAGAGCCCTATT gTGGCGAAGGTTGTAGCTGATGAGATGAATAACTATCTCTTGTTTGAGCACACTTTGCGAGTTTCACTTGTCCCACCAGAGAAAGTTCATCCAAAACT ATGGAAAGGGGTGCGGCGGGGATTTATACCAATTGATCGGGTAACAATCGAACGGAAGAGGCACAACAAG GACAAATCAGTAGAAGAACACAAAAAGATGGTTGAAGGAATTGTAAAACGAGATGAAAAGAGACACAAAAGAATCCAGGCTGCTGGAATTGACTACGAGTGTCCAGCCCTT ATAGGGATCAGTCAGCCTTCAGCCAAGAAGATCAAGTTTGATGAGAACTAG
- the LOC120678387 gene encoding mitochondrial pyruvate carrier 1-like — protein MGRRLPSSHPSLSSPLTPTTPQDRTRPASLPGRAAPDAISIVAGSPADLPAMSAAFKAFLNSPVGPKTTHFWGPVSNWGIILASVADTKKPPEMISGNMTGVLCVYSALFVRFAWMVRPRNYFLMVTHSCNECVQLYQLSRWARAHGLLGKKKEPEAQSKEDGTKPIAAL, from the exons ATGGGTCGACGGTTGCCATCATCCCATCCAtcactctcctctcctctcactCCAACAACTCCGCAGGATCGTACTCGGCCAGCCTCCCTCCCCGGCCGGGCAGCCCCGGACGCCATCTCCAtcgtcgccggctcgccggccgACCTCCCCGCCATGTCGGCGGCGTTTAAGGCGTTCCTGAACAGCCCCGTGGGCCCAAAGACCACCCACTTCTGGGGCCCCGTCTCCAACTGGGGCATCATCCTCGCG AGTGTGGCGGACACCAAGAAGCCTCCTGAGATGATATCCGGCAATATGACGGGAG TGTTGTGCGTGTACTCTGCTCTCTTCGTCAGGTTCGCATGGATGGTGCGGCCCCGGAACTACTTCCTCATGGTAACCCACAGCTGCAACGAATGCGTCCAGCTCTACCAGCTGTCTCGCTGGGCCAGGGCTCATGG GTTGCTGGGGAAGAAGAAAGAGCCGGAGGCCCAGAGTAAAGAAGATGGCACTAAACCTATAGCCGCTTTGTAA
- the LOC120678109 gene encoding uncharacterized protein LOC120678109: METISRKFEHVLECVCNLAKDIIRPSDPNFSTVHPTIADHQYAPFFNNAIGAIDGTHVKVIVPGKKVGPYFNRSKEKSQNVLAICDFYRRFTFVAAGIPGSAHDWTVLQEVMQRYSGNFPRPPPENDSDDVDFNMDEAEVTLPVPDEDDADEEVDATASPLVEDEDMNALRDEIPVGCLLASRLQKGKQTATREQRETGATFPATSERPHHPGARSPPLPLLSLLPHPERGWSGSLRRARLVGFPPARAATPPGFPPGSPHPAGDSSSLYPAWSQRPRARVLTRDLLGFPPAGPPPMPSAAAAASAAALLFLPLLAAAGEGAVCPRPPAAAAVLRHAPASCSAADAPGPRRRQGAVVEGDDGALQKAIALVLQNREDFVAILFYASWCPFSKIFRTDFQKLSSFFPTIAHFSFEESHIKPRILSRYGVRAFPTLFLVNSTVRVRYHGSRTMNSLAMFYKDVTGTNLVSLDAIALETVEDIVTIIDNDNKSKKEDSLLLWARSPDRLLHQDTCLALASSFVLLRLLHFLIPKINACMKHAWRMRLYELNRLFPGLS; this comes from the exons ATGGAGACGATAAGCCGGAAATTTGAGcatgtgttagagtgtgtttGCAACCTAGCTAAAGATATCATCCGACCAAGTGACCCTAATTTCAGTACAGTACATCCCACGATAGCAGACCACCAGTATGCTCctttcttcaacaatgcaattGGAGCAATCGATGGAACACATGTCAAAGTGATCGTGCCCGGCAAGAAGGTTGGACCATATTTCAATAGGAGCAAGGAGAAGAGTCAGAATGTGCTGGCAATATGTGACTTCTACAGGAGGTTCACGTTTGTCGCAGCTGGCATTCCTGGTTCGGCACATGATTGGACTGTGCTACAAGAGGTGATGCAGAGGTACAGTGGCAATTTTCCTCGTCCTCCCCCAG AGAATGATAGCGATGATGTAGACTTCAATATGGATGAGGCAGAGGTGACATTGCCAGTAccggatgaagatgatgctgatgaAGAGGTGGATGCTACTGCATCGCCACTTGTAGAAGATGAAGACATGAATGCACTGCGTGATGAAATACCAGTAGGGTGCCTCTTGGCATCACGTTT acaaaaaggaaaacaaacggCAACACGGGAACAGCGAGAAACGGGGGCTACCTTCCCTGCGACCAGCGAGCGACCCCACCACCCAGgcgctcgctcgccgccgcttccgctcctctccctcctcccccatcCCGAGCGCGGCTGGTCGGGTTCCCTCCGGCGCGCGCGGCTGGTCGGGTTCcctccggcgcgcgcggcgactCCTCCCGGGTTCCCTCCGGGGTCGCCCCATCCCGCCGGCGACTCCTCGTCTCTCTACCCCGCCTGGAGCCAGAGACCGCGCGCACGCGTGCTCACTCGCGATCTGTTAGGGTTCCCTCCGGCGGGGCCACCACCCatgccgtcggcggcggcggcggcctccgcggcggcgctcctcttcctccccctcctcgcTGCCGCGGGCGAGGGGGCGGTCTGCCcaaggccgcccgccgccgcagccgtctTGCGCCACGCGCCCGCCTCTTGCTCGGCGGCGGACGCCCCGGGGCCCCGGCGTCGCCAAGGCGCCGTCGTTGAG GGTGATGATGGGGCTCTGCAAAAGGCAATAGCACTTGTGCTGCAGAACAGGGAAGATTTTGTTGCTATTCTTTTTTATGCTTCGTGGTGTCCTTTTTCTAAAATTTTCAGGACAGATTTTCAAAAGCTATCGTCCTTTTTTCCGACTATTGCTCATTTTTCTTTCGAAGAATCTCATATCAAACCCAG AATATTGTCGAGATACGGAGTTCGTGCCTTCCCGACTCTTTTCCTTGTGAACTCTACAGTGCGTGTGCGTTATCATGGATCTCGGACCATGAATTCCCTCGCTATGTTCTATAAAGATGTTACAG GTACAAATCTTGTGTCATTGGACGCAATAGCCCTGGAGACAGTGGAGGATATAGTAACTATAATCGATAATGATAACAAGAGCAAAAAGGAGGATTCTCTGTTATTATGGGCAAGATCACCAGACAGGTTACTTCATCAAGATACATGTCTTGCATTGGCTAGCTCTTTTGTCCTCTTGAGGTTGCTTCATTTCCTTATACCCAAGATCAATGCGTGTATGAAGCATGCATGGAGGATGCGACTTTATGAATTGAATAGGTTGTTTCCTGGCTTGTCTTGA
- the LOC120680243 gene encoding uncharacterized protein LOC120680243 isoform X3 gives MAGSEEVNMWDFLSVGDTHHAAGGDFVSSTNANSTYGAGQAPTPRPITEPPPPAPILGGFPPPTPGGYGHLPPPPVYAGLHSAPHPDTGFDLNASSSAVGGSPASMGYGRHQYPWAPQAGWAGSSQQYPPPVLPGRGAHDEGALCGQKGRGRGRCGRVHCSGAAPPSPSRGSSRGRSQTRNTLTIGSSSNSGTGDDGDNDDDGDDSDSMSDNYSSRWPDEVNRLKRGFPTWTAKLYDMFKECTIDWSKMKVTGGYGTSDSDGSSPTTTSGSRKRASSGGTSSTAESPSKKNKRPKAPSAKKEKLKVRSLLQSMFLEMKKPAEAAKQVLDQAHELKKAKEKEKADALKYCLDLAVQSGISRTSDEFFFLSKLFKSEHWRGVFCYLQTPDERLAWIYKAFADPTMHAE, from the exons ATGGCCGGATCTGAAGAGGTCAATATGTGGGATTTCTTGTCCGTGGGGGACACCCACCATGCCGCCGGCGGGGACTTCGTTTCCTCGACCAACGCCAACTCCACGTACGGGGCAGGGCAAGCGCCGACGCCTCGTCCCATcaccgaaccgccgccgccggcacctatCCTCGGCGGGTTCCCTCCGCCGACGCCAGGCGGATACGGccaccttccgccgccgccggtctacGCGGGACTCCATTCGGCGCCACATCCAGACACCGGCTTCGACCTCAACGCTTCGAGCTCCGCGGTTGGGGGTAGTCCTGCTTCCATGGGGTACGGTCGACATCAGTACCCGTGGGCGCCACAGGCTGGCTGGGCAGGTTCGTCGCAGCAGTACCCCCCTCCTGTTCTGCCAGGTCGCGGTGCACACGACGAGGGGGCCCTGTGTGGACAAAAAGGCCGTGGCCGTGGACGCTGCGGCCGTGTTCATTGCAGTGGCGCTGCACCGCCGTCGCCAAGTCGAGGTTCCAGCCGTGGGCGCTCCCAAACTCGCAACACGCTTACCATTGGGAGCTCCTCCAACTCCGGCACTGGCGATGACGGGGACAACGACGACGATGGTGATGACAGTGACTCCATGTCAGACAATTATTCCTCG AGATGGCCAGACGAGGTCAACAGACTCAAGAGGGGTTTTCCCACATGGACTGCGAAACTATATGACATGTTCAAGGAATGTACAATTGACTGGAGCAAAATGAAAGTGACTGGTGGCTATGGAACCTCAGATAGTGATGGCAGCAGTCCCACAACCACTTCTGGCAGCCGAAAGAGGGCAAGCAGTGGTGGAACTTCCTCAACCGCTGAAAGTCCATCGAAGAAGAACAAACGCCCCAAGGCACCATCCGCAAAGAAGGAAAAATTGAAAGTTAGATCCCTCTTGCAGTCCATGTTTCTTGAAATGAAGAAGCCGGCTGAAGCGGCAAAGCAGGTTCTGGACCAAGCTCATGAGCTGAAGAAGGCCAAGGAAAAGGAGAAAGCTGATGCACTCAAATATTGCTTGGATTTGGCAGTTCAAAGTGGCATCTCAAGAACCAGCGACGAATTCTTTTTCTTGAGCAAGCTGTTTAAATCCGAACATTGGCGAGGAGTGTTTTGCTACTTGCAAACGCCGGATGAGCGTCTTGCGTGGATCTACAAAGCATTTGCTGATCCTACGATGCATGCGGAGTAG
- the LOC120678388 gene encoding mitochondrial pyruvate carrier 1-like isoform X2, translating into MATALKSFLNSPVGPKTSHFWGPVANWGFVIAGLVDMNKPPEMISGNMTAVMCVYSGLFMRFAWMVQPRNYLLLACHASNESVQLYQLSRWARAQG; encoded by the exons ATGGCGACGGCGCTCAAGTCGTTCCTGAACAGCCCCGTCGGCCCCAAGACCAGCCACTTCTGGGGCCCCGTCGCCAACTGGGGCTTCGTCATCGCG GGTTTGGTTGACATGAACAAGCCTCCTGAAATGATATCGGGCAATATGACAGCAG TAATGTGTGTGTATTCTGGACTCTTTATGAGGTTTGCATGGATGGTACAACCGCGAAATTACTTGCTTCTGGCATGCCATGCTTCTAATGAAAGCGTTCAGCTGTATCAGTTATCTCGTTGGGCTAGAGCTCAGGGGTAA
- the LOC120680243 gene encoding wiskott-Aldrich syndrome protein-like isoform X4 yields MAGSEEVNMWDFLSVGDTHHAAGGDFVSSTNANSTYGAGQAPTPRPITEPPPPAPILGGFPPPTPGGYGHLPPPPVYAGLHSAPHPDTGFDLNASSSAVGGSPASMGYGRHQYPWAPQAGWAGSSQQYPPPVLPGRGAHDEGALCGQKGRGRGRCGRVHCSGAAPPSPSRGSSRGRSQTRNTLTIGSSSNSGTGDDGDNDDDGDDSDSMSDNYSSASSTADNGGLNGVGARTHGAAEIGNELAPASTASGPPDSVSEALADLFGSDDEVIPVMKELLEESERTRQIMHQALLLGMYYYTYLKKKTPSGSQRKWN; encoded by the exons ATGGCCGGATCTGAAGAGGTCAATATGTGGGATTTCTTGTCCGTGGGGGACACCCACCATGCCGCCGGCGGGGACTTCGTTTCCTCGACCAACGCCAACTCCACGTACGGGGCAGGGCAAGCGCCGACGCCTCGTCCCATcaccgaaccgccgccgccggcacctatCCTCGGCGGGTTCCCTCCGCCGACGCCAGGCGGATACGGccaccttccgccgccgccggtctacGCGGGACTCCATTCGGCGCCACATCCAGACACCGGCTTCGACCTCAACGCTTCGAGCTCCGCGGTTGGGGGTAGTCCTGCTTCCATGGGGTACGGTCGACATCAGTACCCGTGGGCGCCACAGGCTGGCTGGGCAGGTTCGTCGCAGCAGTACCCCCCTCCTGTTCTGCCAGGTCGCGGTGCACACGACGAGGGGGCCCTGTGTGGACAAAAAGGCCGTGGCCGTGGACGCTGCGGCCGTGTTCATTGCAGTGGCGCTGCACCGCCGTCGCCAAGTCGAGGTTCCAGCCGTGGGCGCTCCCAAACTCGCAACACGCTTACCATTGGGAGCTCCTCCAACTCCGGCACTGGCGATGACGGGGACAACGACGACGATGGTGATGACAGTGACTCCATGTCAGACAATTATTCCTCG GCATCAAGTACAGCGGACAATGGAGGGTTGAACGGAGTCGGAGCAAGGACTCACGGTGCGGCAGAGATAGGGAACGAACTTGCACCAGCAAGCA CTGCATCAGGGCCTCCTGATTCGGTTTCTGAGGCTCTTGCTGACTTGTTTGGAAGTGACGATGAAGTAATTCCAGTCATGAAGGAACTCTTGGAGGAAAGCGAGAGGACGAGGCAAATCATGCACCAGGCGTTACTACTAGGTATGTACTACTACAcgtatttgaaaaaaaaaaccccgTCGGGTAGCCAAAGAAAGTGGAATTGA
- the LOC120680243 gene encoding uncharacterized protein LOC120680243 isoform X2, protein MAGSEEVNMWDFLSVGDTHHAAGGDFVSSTNANSTYGAGQAPTPRPITEPPPPAPILGGFPPPTPGGYGHLPPPPVYAGLHSAPHPDTGFDLNASSSAVGGSPASMGYGRHQYPWAPQAGWAGSSQQYPPPVLPGRGAHDEGTGDDGDNDDDGDDSDSMSDNYSSRGIPRSDANWNESNTLLFCDLWIEQCMIGNCPHGKMKTKGYCKIIREYRHKTGLNHDLKQMQNESRKLKRFHYLILALANQSGVLELPGGGYSVLDHVWNRLHKRWPDEVNRLKRGFPTWTAKLYDMFKECTIDWSKMKVTGGYGTSDSDGSSPTTTSGSRKRASSGGTSSTAESPSKKNKRPKAPSAKKEKLKVRSLLQSMFLEMKKPAEAAKQVLDQAHELKKAKEKEKADALKYCLDLAVQSGISRTSDEFFFLSKLFKSEHWRGVFCYLQTPDERLAWIYKAFADPTMHAE, encoded by the exons ATGGCCGGATCTGAAGAGGTCAATATGTGGGATTTCTTGTCCGTGGGGGACACCCACCATGCCGCCGGCGGGGACTTCGTTTCCTCGACCAACGCCAACTCCACGTACGGGGCAGGGCAAGCGCCGACGCCTCGTCCCATcaccgaaccgccgccgccggcacctatCCTCGGCGGGTTCCCTCCGCCGACGCCAGGCGGATACGGccaccttccgccgccgccggtctacGCGGGACTCCATTCGGCGCCACATCCAGACACCGGCTTCGACCTCAACGCTTCGAGCTCCGCGGTTGGGGGTAGTCCTGCTTCCATGGGGTACGGTCGACATCAGTACCCGTGGGCGCCACAGGCTGGCTGGGCAGGTTCGTCGCAGCAGTACCCCCCTCCTGTTCTGCCAGGTCGCGGTGCACACGACGAG GGCACTGGCGATGACGGGGACAACGACGACGATGGTGATGACAGTGACTCCATGTCAGACAATTATTCCTCG AGAGGAATCCCTAGGTCGGACGCAAATTGGAACGAATCAAATACGCTCCTTTTCTGCGACCTTTGGATAGAACAATGTATGATAGGCAACTGTCCACATGGTAAAATGAAGACTAAAGGGTACTGCAAAATAATTAGGGAGTACAGGCACAAGACTGGCTTGAACCATGATTTGAAGCAGATGCAAAATGAGTCAAGGAAACTCAAAAGATTTCACTACTTAATTCTTGCATTGGCTAACCAATCGGGGGTTTTAGAACTTCCTGGTGGTGGGTACTCTGTCCTCGACCATGTGTGGAATAGACTGCATAAG AGATGGCCAGACGAGGTCAACAGACTCAAGAGGGGTTTTCCCACATGGACTGCGAAACTATATGACATGTTCAAGGAATGTACAATTGACTGGAGCAAAATGAAAGTGACTGGTGGCTATGGAACCTCAGATAGTGATGGCAGCAGTCCCACAACCACTTCTGGCAGCCGAAAGAGGGCAAGCAGTGGTGGAACTTCCTCAACCGCTGAAAGTCCATCGAAGAAGAACAAACGCCCCAAGGCACCATCCGCAAAGAAGGAAAAATTGAAAGTTAGATCCCTCTTGCAGTCCATGTTTCTTGAAATGAAGAAGCCGGCTGAAGCGGCAAAGCAGGTTCTGGACCAAGCTCATGAGCTGAAGAAGGCCAAGGAAAAGGAGAAAGCTGATGCACTCAAATATTGCTTGGATTTGGCAGTTCAAAGTGGCATCTCAAGAACCAGCGACGAATTCTTTTTCTTGAGCAAGCTGTTTAAATCCGAACATTGGCGAGGAGTGTTTTGCTACTTGCAAACGCCGGATGAGCGTCTTGCGTGGATCTACAAAGCATTTGCTGATCCTACGATGCATGCGGAGTAG